A single Polyodon spathula isolate WHYD16114869_AA chromosome 6, ASM1765450v1, whole genome shotgun sequence DNA region contains:
- the LOC121317507 gene encoding adhesion G-protein coupled receptor F3-like: MFTNVPFTNKMLQEKVKNASSSLNGNMTVNTTGIVKITIKEGNGKTVKSGVQVVISCTLEDNTVNPKWFLSQNGKLLEVVPGNGVEFGSIGPTYSITILSTGESWGGIYTCEFSQGSITHKGVKTLNVALLPDSIVGVASPQFPDCRMNGLIQVNSTCSVKKSNETYTVTWNNTISNLTVAEDAYTSVYRLTVNCATVTLKDITVTCSYKNTMGQVKSQDINISIIKSGDNVCPEDGDWPLSKSGKVAVLQCLPTEVGTRTRKCEGSTWEKAVEDCIDQKLYEILQRAKQLEAGIGNPQQLVSDLLQGFLDTDKNNISAAVLNASLNILKLISSASSNSNSTFSEDVLTSYVHNANSLLEPSLEKTWTESNDGTKAPNFLQSIENFAKLTHANNGPFYSNFTNVELKGTPILAVNEAEINSSCASVKINFLKTKETQSAATIFVLTFFSLNSILPQNTVNDFSVNSVIQSITLVDADPQTVEMQFQLQNETTSKYKMICVYWDFEANDGSGRWSDKGCKWDRKNSNSATSSCVCNHLTSFSVLMSKFPISLPWLDGIGYVGVGVSICSLMLCLIIEFLVWNSVVKSNISHFRHTALVNISLSLLIADCCFLSNSLQGNKGGGKVCLALAMGMHVFFLAMFFWMLCQSIMLLHQMIFLFQQLRKRIYLSFSFALGYLCPICIVIGTYMLHPDKYYRKDSCWLTYEGGMNGSIFAFVLPVGIIVIINAFTLVVVILKLLRPSVSEGDKADDKEAVKSIMKAVIILTPVFGLTWALGFLTMIFDLPETFGAKAVHYLFSILNSFQGLLILITGCFTEKKVRDALLKRVNSLYATQSKSETSSSIKK, encoded by the exons ATGTTCACGAACGTACCTTTTACCAATAAGATGCTTCAAGAAAAAGTGAAGAATGCCTCTAGTTCATTGAATGGCAATATGACAGTAAACACAACAG GAATTGTTAAAATCACCATCAAGGAAGGAAATGGAAAGACTGTTAAATCTGGAGTTCAGGTTGTAATAAGTTGTACTCTGGAGGACAATACAGTGAACCCAAAATGGTTCTTGAGTCAAAACGGCAAATTACTGGAAGTTGTACCAGGAAACGGAGTGGAATTTGGTTCTATAGGACCAACTTACAGCATTACCATTTTGAGCACCGGTGAAAGCTGGGGAG GTATCTACACCTGTGAGTTTTCGCAAGGTTCAATAACACACAAAGGAGTTAAAACCCTTAATGTAGCCCTCTTACCGGATTCTATTGTGGGTGTTGCAAGCCCACAATTCCCTGATTGCAGGATGAACGGACTAATTCAAGTAAATTCAACTTGCAGTGTCAAAAAGAGCAATGAGACTTATACAGTGACATGGAATAATACAATTTCAAATCTGACAGTCGCTGAAG ACGCCTATACATCAGTCTATAGATTAACAGTCAATTGTGCTACTGTTACTCTCAAGGATATTACTGTAACGTGTTCATATAAAAACACTATGGGGCAAGTGAAATCACAAGACATAAacatttcaattattaaaa GTGGTGATAATGTTTGTCCAGAAGATGGAGATTGGCCATTAAGCAAAAGTGGTAAAGTGGCAGTTCTGCAGTGTTTACCTACTGAAGTGGGGACAAGAACACGGAAATGTGAAGGAAGCACGTGGGAAAAAGCAGTGGAAGACTGCATCGACCAAAAATTATATGAAATACTTCAAAGGGCAAAG CAACTGGAAGCAGGTATTGGAAACCCACAACAACTTGTCAGTGATCTGTTACAAGGCTTTCTAGATACTGACAAAAATAATATCTCAGCTGCAGTTCTTAATGCATCGTTGAATATTCTGAAACTAATAAGTTCTGCTTCATCGAATTCAAATAGCACATTTTCAGAGGATGTTTTGACG AGCTATGTCCATAATGCAAACAGTCTCTTGGAACCTTCTCTGGAAAAAACATGGACAGAATCTAATGATGGAACTAAAGCGCCTAACTTCCTTCAGTCTATCGAAAACTTTGCAAAGCTGACACATGCAAACAATGGACCATTTTATTCTAATTTTACCAATGTTGAGTTGAAAGGAACTCCTATACTAGCAGTTAATGAAGCAGAAATAAACTCTTCATGTGCATCTGTCAAAAttaactttttgaaaacaaaagaaactcaATCCGCAGCCACAATTTTTgtcttaacatttttttcattaaattcaattttaCCCCAAAATACAGTGAACGACTTCAGTGTTAACAGCGTAATTCAATCCATCACATTAGTAGATGCAGACCCACAAACAGTAGAAATGCAATTTCAATTGCAAAATGAAACAACTTCAAAGTATAAGATGATATGTGTTTACTGGGATTTCGAAGCAAATGATGGAAGCGGACGATGGTCAGATAAAGGCTGCAAATGGGACAGAAAAAATTCAAACTCAGCCACTTCATCTTGTGTTTGTAACCACTTGACATCTTTCTCTGTGCTAATGTCAAAATTCCCTATCAGTTTACCTTGGCTTGATGGAATTGGTTATGTTGGAGTGGGTGTGTCCATTTGTTCTCTTATGCTCTGTCTCATAATTGAATTTTTAGTATGGAATTCAGTAGTTAAGTCAAACATCTCCCATTTTCGACACACAGCCCTGGTTAACATTTCTTTGTCTCTGCTTATTGCAGACTGCTGCTTTTTGTCAAATTCTTTACAAGGTAACAAGGGTGGTGGTAAAGTCTGTTTAGCTCTAGCAATGggcatgcatgtttttttcttagCGATGTTTTTTTGGATGCTCTGTCAAAGCATAATGCTCCTTCACCAAATGATTTTCCTCTTTCAACAACTGAGAAAGAGAATTTACCTATCTTTTTCATTTGCTCTTGGCTACTTATGCCCAATATGCATTGTGATTGGAACATATATGTTACATCCTGATAAATACTACAGGAAAGATTCCTGCTGGCTAACGTATGAAGGGGGAATGAATGGATCCATTTTTGCTTTTGTTCTACCTGTTGGAATCATTGTTATCATCAATGCTTTTACTTTGGTTGTGGTCATTTTAAAGCTGTTGAGACCTTCTGTATCAGAAGGAGATAAAGCAGATGACAAGGAAGCTGTGAAAAGTATAATGAAAGCAGTTATTATCCTGACTCCAGTATTTGGATTAACATGGGCTCTGGGATTCCTTACTATGATATTTGACCTTCCTGAGACATTTGGAGCTAAAGCAGTTCACTACTTATTTTCTATATTGAACTCATTCCAG ggcCTGCTTATTTTGATAACTGGGTGCTTTACAGAGAAAAAG GTGCGAGATGCCCTCTTGAAACGGGTGAACTCTCTG TATGCTACACAGTCCAAGAGTGAAACCTCAAGTTCTATAAAGAAGTGA